The DNA segment CGGTCGGGATGATCGCGGCGATCTGGTCGTCGTCCTCCACTTCCTTTTCCCACGTCAGGTCCAGGAAATGGTCCGTCGCCCAGTGCCAGTCCTGCAGGAACACGAGCTGCAGCGCCTCCACCGTGGGGCCGCGCATCATCAGGTGCGTGTCCCGCCATTTCCCGAACTTCTGCGCCCGCCCGAGGTATTCGTCCCCCACATTGATGCCGCCGATGAAGCCAAGCTCGCCGTCGATCACGACGATCTTCCGGTGGTTGCGGAAATTCAACTGCAGCCGGGAGTACCACATCCGGTTCGTGCCAAAGGATTCACAATGCACCCCCGCCTCCTTCAGCTCCCGCAGGTAACGCCGGGGCAGCTTGCTGGAGCCGATCTCGTCGAACAGGAACCAGACGTCCACCCCTTGCCGCGCTTTCTCGATGAGGAGCTGCTGGAACTTGATGCCGATGCGGTCGCTTTTGACGATGTAAAAGTTCACGCAGACATACCGCTCCGCCGCCCGGATGGCGGAGAAGATGGCCTCGAAGGTTTCCTCTCCGTCGATGAGCAGCTTGAGCGAGTTCCCGCGCGTGAAGGGCAGCCCGCCCAGGTAGCGTGCGGTGCGGGCGAAGGCATCGTCCCGCGGGATCTCCACCTCGCGGATGGCCAGCTTGTCATAGATGGAGGCGGCCAGGCGGCTCATCCGGCTGTCGTCGTTCCGGCGCGCCCTCACGTAACCCTCGAACCGCGTCCGTCCCAGCAGCCAGTACAGCGGGATGGCGACGTAGGGGAACGTCAGCAATGAAATCACCCACGCGATGGTCCCCTGCGACGTGCGCACGTGCATCACCGCATGGATGACATGGACCAGGCCCAGCACATGGAGGGTGGCCACCCCCGCGATACCTAGCCAAGCCATCACCTCCGGACTGATCAATGCCATCACCGCCCAGCCTAAGCCGTGTCCTCATCCGCACAAGGAATCTATCATACCTCTGATGGAGCGCGGACTTCAGTCCGCCCCATTCGAACCTGTCCCTGCGAAACCAAGCGAACTGAAGGGCACTACCGTCAAGGCCTGGGGATACTTGTTAGGGAAAGGCGGCCCTCTTTAAGCGCAGATTAAAGGATTAAGAAGGATTCCGCGGATTCCAATTCGCCGCTGGCGCTATTTTTACCCCTCGCTGATTTCGTCTTATTCTTAATCTGCGGAATCCGTTTAATCCTCTTAATCTGCGTTGAATATGACTCGCTCGGGCCTTCGGATTTCCAATCCTTGGTATGCACTGGACTCCTATCTCTGCGAATCCCAGCGGACTGAATTCCGCGCTCCATCTTCGATCTAACCGCCTTTCCCGATGCGGTGGAAATGCCAGCGGATCTCCTCCTCATACGCGCGCAGGGAGGGATAGGCCGTGTCCGGCTGGCGGATGCCGGTGTTCGCGCGCTCCGGCGGGAGCAGTGCCCGCAGCTCGGCGATGCCAGCCGCGAGATCCTCCTGCTTGTGGAGCTGGATCGACCGCCCCTTCACGAAGATCGCCTTCGCCGCGGCGAGTGACATCTTCAGCCGCTGCGGCTCCGTCCAGAAAAAGAACTCGATGCGGAACTCCTTCTCCATTTCCTCCCGATACGTGCGCTCCATCCGTGTCTCCGGGTCGTTCCGCTTCCATCCGTTGTTCGGGTTGAGGATGTTTTCCGACTTCGGCCTCAGCTTCGAGACATGCCCGGCGGAAAGGAAAACCAGATCCGCCAGCGCCCGGGACGTCACCCGTCCCATGGAGTCCGTGAACCGCAGCCACTCCCCGTCCGCATCCACCCGCTGCACCTGGAAGTCCGCCGGCAGCGGCGGAAGCTCCGCATCATCCACGATCTCGACCGGGAACCCGCGCGCATCCAGCGCCGCCTTCATCCGCACGGCATCCTCATGCGGGAGCCGGGACACCACGATGCCGAACAGGTCCCGGTAATACTGCACCAGGTCCGCCTTCGCCACGGTTTCCGCCGCTCCGGCGGTTTCCAAAAAAGAATCCCGCCCGATCGTCTGATCGAGCGAGATTTGCAAAAGGCTGAAAGTGGGCATGCCGCCCACTTAATCCATCCCCGGAGGGAAGTTCACCTCAAAACTTGAAGACTTCGCCGGGCTGGAAGAAGCGCTTGATCTCCGCTTCCGCCGCTTCCGGGGAGTCGGAGGCGTGGCAGACGTTGCGCATCTTGGACTCGCTGTCCTTGAAGCCGAAGTCACCGCGGATGGTGCCGGCGGGAGCCTGGGTGGAGTCGGTCGGTCCGAGGAGGTCGCGCACGCGCCCGATCACGTTCTCACCTTCCAGGGCGAGGGCGATCACCGGAGCCTCCTGCATGAAGCCGCGCACGGACGGGAAGAACGGCTTGTCGGCGATGTGGGAGTAGTGCTCCGCGAGGATCTCGTCGCTCAGCGCGAGCATCTTGATGCCGCGGATGACGAAACCTTCCTTCAGGAAACGGGCAAGCACCTCACCGGTGAGGTTTTTCTGAACCGCATCCGGCTTGAACAAAATCAAAGTGGTCTCAAGAGCCATGCAGCGAAGTAGGTGGCGGAACGCGGGGTGGCAAGCCTTTCTTCAGGGCGGGTCGAGGGCGTCCGCCCGTTGTTTCAAGGCCTTCGCGGCATCCGCATTCCGGTTTTCCCGATCCCACAGCCCCGCCAGCCGCCTCAGCGCGGACGCGGTTTCCTTCTTCTTCTCCGGCGGGAATGACTTGATGGCGGTGCGCAGCCGCTCCTCCGCCGCCTTGCTCTGGCCCTCTTCCAGCAGGCAGTCCGCGGACTCCATCAGGAAGGCGGCGTCCGGCTTCATGTCGCCCATGGCGGCCTCCGCCTCCCGGAACAACCGCCCGGCCTTCGCCTTCGTCTCCGGGTCCAGCCGCGTGGCGACCGCCAGCTTCATGGCAAGTTCCGGCCGCGCGGGATGGTCGAAAACCCCCTTCTCCAGCAACAACCTGGCCGCCCGCGCATCTCCCGCCGCGATGAACTCATCCGCCAGGATGGCGAACTCCTTCGGTGAACCGCCACGGGCCTTGAGCAGTTCCGCCCCGTAGTGGCGGGCTTCCTTTTCGTTCCCCTTCAGCCGGTGGAACTTCGCCAGAGACTGCAGGGCAAGCTCGCTCTTCGGGCGGATCTCCACCACCTCCTTCAGCGCGGCCTCACCCTCGGCATCCCGCTTCGCCGAAAAGAACAGGACTCCCAGACGGGTCCGCAGGTCCAGCGACCACGGAGCGGCCTTCACATGGTCGGACAGGATGCGGATCGCCTCATCCTGACGGCCCGTGGTGCGGAAGTAATCCGACGCCGCCCGGGCAAGGTGCGGGTCCTCCGGATGCGCCTGCAGCGCGGAAAGATAGCGGCGGTCCACCCGGTCCCGCGCGACGATGTCCCCCCCCCTGAACAATCCCCGCGCGGTGGAGGCATAGATCTCCGCCGCGACCGGGTCCGACGGCGGCAGGAGTTCCATCAGCGCCGTCGCCTTTTCCGTGTCCCCGCGGGTCCGGAAAATGGTCAACAGGCGGGAGATCAGCGTCAGGTCTTCCGGACTTTTCTCCAGCGCTTTCTCCAGGATCTCCACCGCCAGCTTCTGCGCCATGGCATCCCCATGGCCCGTCTGCTCCAGGATGGAGGCATAGGCGAGCTGCACATCCGTCCGCTCCGGCGCACCCTCCGCCAGGTCCCGGTAAAGTTTCACCGCCCCCGCGCGGTCGTCCGCGGCCAGCCGGTATTCCGCCAGCTTCCGCACCAGCGGCAGCGCCTGCGGGTCCAGCTTCCACGCCGCCTCAAAGGCCGTCTGCGCCGCCGCATCATCCCCCCGTTCCTCCGCCCGCACGCCCATCGCGTACTCCACGCGGGGATCCGCCGCCAGGAGGGGTAGCGGGAATAGCAGCATGCACGCTACCTTCATCCCCGATGTCATCGGCCAGTTTCGTTTCATCGGCAGTTTCATCACCATTGCGGCAGTCCTGACGCCTACTTTCCGGTGCCACCGTAGCCGATGGCCCCCGCACCGGCAAGTGGTCATGAGAATGGCTCGTCGGACTCCTCCCCCGACTCACTTCACCGGGATACGCCGGTGCAGCTCACCTGAGACGCGGCCGTCCTTCTCCAGCACGATGGTGACGGGCAGTTCCCGGACCGCCGTGGTGGCGGGTGGGGTGAGCGTGAGATTCCCCGCCGTCTTCCAGCCGGGCGGGACGATCACCTTCGTTGTGACGCCGGAGGAAAGGGTCACCGGGATCTGGGTCTCCGCCGCGCGCGAGACGGACGACGGAACCTCACCGAATCCGGTGCCGCCCTTCCCGAGTGTCGCCGCAAGCTCCCCGCCGCCGTCATACACCAGGAGGATGGGATCCGCGCCGAGGCTGAGGGTGAGCGCCTTTCCGCCCGCATCCAGCACGGAGGTGGTGCCATCCACCCGCACCAGCTTCACCGCGCCCACGCCTTCCAGAGGGATGTCCAGGTCGGCATCCCCGGATTCCTTCCACAGGAACTGCAGTGACTTGCCATCCCGGTCACGGAAAAGGAACGCCTGCACACCGCCGTCATAGGTCTTCTCCGCGACGAACTTCTTGATGCCGACGGCGTTGACCGTGTGGTACCACGCCACCGCATCCAGACGCGGCGCGTAGCGGTTGAACCGGCAGTCGAACAGGTTGTGCGAGTCCCCGGACGAGCCGTGACTCTTCCCCTCCGGGTCCGGATAGAGGAAGCCGAACCAGCACATGTTCGCCCCGCCTTCGGCGAAAAAGGCCGCCGTCTTCTTGAAAACCTCCACCGCCACCACATGGCGCGTCTGGCCCTGGCTGTTGAGGCCCAGCTCCGTGGACCACAGCGGCTTCACCACGCCGTGCTGCTTCATCAGGTCCTTGTATTTCACCATCGTCCGCCGCACGTCCGCGGGCCGCTCGTAGATGTGGAAGTCGAAGGCGTCGCAGTATTTCCCGTAGCCGAGGCCGAAGTACTCCGGGTTCGGCTCCACGGACGTCGCCACCACCGGGATGGTGGGGTCGGTTTTCTTGATCTCGTCGTAGAGCACGCGGTAGGCCTCCACGTTCGCCTTCACGCGCTCGCCGGTGCCGTGCGGCTCGTTGCCCAGGTTGATGATCATCGGCCGGTAGCCGCCGAACTCATTGATGAAGTTCCGCACGCCCTGGCGCAGCGAGGTTTCATCATAATCGCGCTTCCCGTCCTCGATGAACTTGGCCGGGGTGGTGGTCAGCCAGCCGAGTCCAAGTTCCTTCACCAGATCGATCCGGGGCAACTCCGGCTTGTAGGGTGGCTTCGACGACCACCCGCCCCACAGGCCGACGATGCGGATGCCCACGCGGTCGCTGAGGCGGATGTATTCCGCGATCCGGTTGTCCCAGTTGCGGGCGGTGAAGGGCACCTCCTCCGGCTTGTACTGCCGGTTGGTGGACTCCGGCAGGATGGCGAAGGACGTCTGGTGGGAGAATGGTTTCGCACCCGCCTGCTCGCTGGTCGCCTCGATCTCATAGTAGCGGCCGATCTCCAGCGGTGCCTGTGCCAGGTCGAGAGTAGCGGTGTAGGTGTTCTTTTCCCCCGTGGTGAGCTTCAGCTTCACCGGCGTCATCTGCTCCGCGCCCCAGTAGTCACGAACCACGCAGGTAATTTCATGATCCTTTGGCAGCGGCTTCGCAGCCTGCACGGTGATGGCGACCGTGCGCGGGTCTTCCGGCTTCAGCAGGTTCCCCAGTGCCGCTGTGGAAAACAGGATGCGCGTGACGGCGTTCGGCATTCCGCTGGCCGGAGTGAGGAACCCCGCGCTCACGTTTCCGATCCAGAAGGACCCCCAGGTCTTGTTGAGCTGAGCGACGAACCGGGCGGAGGCGGCACCTTTCGGCAGCTCGACGGCCTGCTGGATCTCCGTCTCCGGCTTCGGCCCGTACACGTCCGCGATGGTGAAATTCTCCAGTGCCTTTCCAGAGGCGTCCGCCACCTCCAGCACCACCGTCCCGCTGTAGGAACTGTCCGGTGACTTCAGCTCGGACCGGACGGCGAGGGACACCTGCCAGTTCCCGGGCGTGACCTTGAAGGAGGGGCTGGCCGCCGTGGCCGGTTGGTTCGCCTCATTCTCGGTGCGGGAGAATTTCAGGCGGTCCCCGTCCACGGACACACCGCCCTGGGTCTTCCACGGGGCTTTGGCAAAGTCCGCCCTGAATGCCTCCGCCACCACCGAGGCGCGCGTGCCTTCCACCGTGATGTCCTTCAGCAGGATAACCGGCTCCTTTTCCGCGCCGCTGTTGAGGGCGATGGAAATGAGCTTGGCCGGAGCATGCCACTTGCCGTCCTTCGCGCCGCCCCAGTGTTCGCCACCGGCGATCTTCGACGGCAGGATCTCCAGGTCGTTCCATTGATTATCAGCGGTGATCTTCACCCGCGCCTGGTGCGTCTCGCCGGTGCCATCCACGAGCTGGATGCGGATGCCGGAGGCATTGGCGGACCGGTATTTCAGCCGGAAGCCGGAGGTCTCCTTGAAAGCGAGATCCTCCAGCCGCTTCACCGCCGCGACGTAGGCACCGCCGCCGGTGAAGTCTCCGGAAAGCTTCATCGCTCCGTCTTCGTCACCGAGGGAACCTTTCGCGCCCTTGAACTCCGGGCCGTTGGTGAAGTTCCACGCGCCGCTGCCACCCTCGCTGAGGGAGGCGGTCGCTTTCACCAGCGTCTCCGGCGGCGTCTGCAGCAGGGACACCTCATTCAGCCAGAGGGTGCGCACGGGCTGCTTCTCCGTCTTGCCCAGCAGCAGGTAGATCGCGGATGCGGGCTGGTGCCATTTCCCGTCCTTCGCACCGCCCCAGGATTCATACTTCGCCACCCCGGGGATCGCGTCCGACTGCCCGCGCTTCGCGAAAAATTCCCCGATGGGGAACTCAATCTTCTGCCAGCCATCGGAGGCATCCGTCACCAGCGCGAGCTGGTGGCACTGGCCGGAACCGTCGATGAGCCGCATGGTGAAGCGGTCGGAGCCGGGGTTCTTCACCCACATGGACACCCCGGAGATCGCGGTTTTCGGGAACTGCTTCCCCGCCTGGACGTACATCCCCGCCTTGGTGAAGTCCGCGCTGAGCTTGAGCGACGGCTTCCCGTCACGAGGCGCGGAGGCGTCGATCTCCAGACCTCCTTTCGCCCCGCCTCCGAATTCCTGGCCGTTGTTGAACGACCAGCCCTTGGAAGGCTGCGCGTCCTCGATCAGGGGAACCACGGGCTGCGCGGAGAGCAGTCCGGTGCTCAGGGTCAGAAGCAGGGCGGCTTTTTTGATCATGCAGCCACCAGATACGCGCCGCCGCGCAACTTTCGTTCGTTGATCAACCGTGCCGCCGCCGGACCAGCAGGAAAGCCGCGGCCCCCGCTCCCAGCAGGGCGACGGATGGCTCCGGCACGCTGGTGATCTCCATCACGCCGAGGTAGAAGAATTTCTCCGTGGTCGCGTTGTTGGCACCGGAAGTCACGTTGATGGTGATCCGCCCGTTGCTGTCAGGGATAAGCCCGGAAGCCGCGACCGATCCGTTGGTGTTGTTGGCGTTCAGCGTCCGGGTCTGGGAGCCATTTCCATCCGCAACAATGTAGGAAGTCTCACGGTTGACCGAGTCCCCGGTGCGCGACGCGTAGAACAAAATGCTGTAGGTTTCCGCAGGATTCAGCCCGCTCAGCGTGAGCTGGGAACCCAGGTAGGTTCCCGGAAAGCTCCCCGTGGACACGGTGTTTCCGAAAAAACTGTCCCGGGAGGCATCCGATGGAAAAAGCGTCGAGGTGGTCGTCCCGCCGCTGTTGACGCCACGGAATGCCCCGGTGATCTCCAGCCGGATGCCGGTCAGCCCGTCCCCGGTGTCGCGAAGGTTCGCGATGTTCGAGCCGGCGGCATATCCCGTCAGGTTGTTCCAGGTCACGCCGGACTCCGTGGTCTGGTTGGCCGTGCCACCGAAGTCGACGCGGATGACGGCGGCTCCGGCGGTGGAAGCGAGGGCGAGTGCGGCGAACGGGGCAAGGAATCGGCTCATGGGAAGAAATGGGGGTTGGCGGGGGCACTGTGCCCCCGCGCCCGCGGATTTCAAGCCCTGAGCAGATTCCAGGCGGTGACCAGCGCCTTCAGGCCGGCCATCTCGATGGAGGGATCGACCCCCGCGCCCCAGATGAGGCGGCCGTCATCCGCCTGCAACTGCACGTAGGCCGCCGCATTCGCGTCCGAGCCTCCGCGCACCGCGTGGGAACGGTAGTCGGTGAGCTTGAAGTTCTTCAGCCCCGCTTCCTCCAGCGCGTGGACGAAGGCGTTGATCGGTCCGTTGCCGAGACCCTGGATGTCCCGCTTTTCGCCATTCAGCTCAACGGTCGCGTTGCACTGCACCTGGCCGCGCTCCGTGGTGTGGTGGCCCAGCTCGTAGTCCAGCACGGCCAGCGGCGCGTCCGTGTTCACGAACTCGCGGAAAAACGCATCGCGGATCTCATCCGTCGAAAGCTCCCGGCCCAGCTCGTCGGCCAGGTCGTAGACGCGC comes from the Luteolibacter sp. SL250 genome and includes:
- the cls gene encoding cardiolipin synthase, whose product is MALISPEVMAWLGIAGVATLHVLGLVHVIHAVMHVRTSQGTIAWVISLLTFPYVAIPLYWLLGRTRFEGYVRARRNDDSRMSRLAASIYDKLAIREVEIPRDDAFARTARYLGGLPFTRGNSLKLLIDGEETFEAIFSAIRAAERYVCVNFYIVKSDRIGIKFQQLLIEKARQGVDVWFLFDEIGSSKLPRRYLRELKEAGVHCESFGTNRMWYSRLQLNFRNHRKIVVIDGELGFIGGINVGDEYLGRAQKFGKWRDTHLMMRGPTVEALQLVFLQDWHWATDHFLDLTWEKEVEDDDQIAAIIPTGPADELDSWQLMVAEAANSSRERLWIASPYFVPDEGVMTALQAAAIRGVDVRIMIPKRADHLLVWLSAFTYYEQSIPFGVKIFRYQTGFLHQKVMLIDERLAAVGSANLDNRSFRLNFEIMAFSSDKKFIREVTEMLEQDFRNCAEETVEDFTRRPFHFRVGARLAKLLAPVQ
- the ndk gene encoding nucleoside-diphosphate kinase — protein: MALETTLILFKPDAVQKNLTGEVLARFLKEGFVIRGIKMLALSDEILAEHYSHIADKPFFPSVRGFMQEAPVIALALEGENVIGRVRDLLGPTDSTQAPAGTIRGDFGFKDSESKMRNVCHASDSPEAAEAEIKRFFQPGEVFKF